One Gordonia pseudamarae genomic window, GGGGAATGCCCTCATCGGCGCGACACCCGCCCTCCTCGCCGAAGAACTGCCCGACGCGGCGTTCAAACCGATCGAAGGGGACGACAAGAAGATCGCGACCGCGATCACCAAGGCCAACAAGGCCGAACGCAACGATCAGGGCAGCCTGTTCGGCCTGGGCGAAGCACTTCCCACAAACACCTCCCTGGCACGAGAGGTACAGCAGGTCGTCGGTCGCGACACCCTGTCACTGGCCGACGTCCACGTCCAGCAACAGCGTCTGCGGACCTACGAGGACTCACCTGAGTACCGCAACGCCCGACTGGTCGCCGATGCGTGGTGTGCCGCGTTCGTGTGGCCCAAGACCGACAGCGCACCCAAACCGATCACCCACGCCACCATCACCGGTCTGCGAGACGGCACCACCTGGCTGGACAGCAAGCAAGACAACCAGCTTGAACAACTTACCGCCGAGTACCGCTTCTTCCACTGGCACCTGGAGTTTCCGCATATATTCCCCACTGATTCTACCGATTCGGGCACCGTCAATGAGGCGACCGGTTGGGCCGGCGGCTTCTCTGTGGTCCTGGGCAACCCGCCATGGGAGCGAGTCAAGCTGCAGGAGCAGGAGTTCTTCGCGGCCCGCGATCCCGAGATCGCGACTGCACCGAACGCAGCCGCTCGAAAGAAGCTGATTGCGGTGCTGCCGAATACCAACGAATCGCTGTACCGAGCGTTCGTCGCCGAGAAGCGCCGCGCCGAAGGCATCTCACACATCTTGCACAATTCGGGCCGCTACCCGCTCACCGGACGCGGCGACATCAATACCTACGCGGTATTCGCCGAAACCAACCGGAACCTCATCGACGGTAGTGGGCGACTCGGTGCGATCCTGCCGACTGGCATCGCCACAGATGCCACCACCCAGTACTTCTTCAAGGACTTGGTCGAGCACGGATCGATCGCCAGCCTGTATGACTTCGAGAACTCACGCCCCCTATTCGCAGGCGTCCATCGGAGCTTCAAGTTCTGTTTGCTCACCTTGACTGGTCGGGATACCCGCGAGCCAGAGGCCGACTTTGCGTTCTTCGCACACGACCCGACGGACCTACTGCGCCCCGACACCTGCTTCACGTTGAGCCCCGAAGAGATCACCCTCCTCAACCCCAATACCGGAACCTGCCCGATATTCCGATCGCGCCGCGATGCCGAGATCACCCTCGGAATCTACAAACGCGTCCCGGTCCTCATCAACGAGAACGACCCCAAGAACGGAAACCCGTGGGGCATAAAATTTATGACGATGTTCCACATGTCGAACGACTCCGGCTTATTCCATACCCGCGAAGAACTCGAAGCCGACGGTTGGACACTGCGCGGCAATGTCTTCGAGAGAGAGAGAGAGAGAGAGAGAACAACTCCAGCGGATGCTCCCCCTCTACGAGGCCAAGATGATCCATCACTTCGACCACCGCTGGGCCACCTACGAACCCGACGGCGCCACTCGCCTGGTCACCGCCGAAGAGAAAGCCGACCTAAACTTCGTTGTCATGCCGCGCTACTGGGTCGCGGAGCAGGAAGTCACTGCCAAGCTTCCCAGCGGCACTCCCAACGAGGATTTCCTGGCGGGCTACCGATGGATCGCTCGATCGACAGACGAGCGTACGATGATCGCCGCCACGTTCCCACGATCCGGAGCTGGAAACAGTCTGCCAGTCATACTCAGTTCGGGTGACCCAAAGGTCCTGACGGTTCTGATGAGTGCGTTCGCGCTTGACTTTGCTGCCAGACAAAAGCTTGGGGGCGCAAATATGACATTCGGCACGGTATCTCAACTTCCGATCCCGAGCCCGTCCGAACTTAATAAGGTTCCGGAGTGGAGTAACCGCAGCCTTGGCCATTGGGCCAACGATCAGAGTCGACGCATCACCCGACAAGCGCGATCACGGCGATTACTCCGCGCCGAACTCGACGCCGCCTTCTTCCACCTCTACGGAATCGAACGCGACGACGTCGACTACATCATGGATACCTTCCCCATCGTCAAACGCAAGGACGAGGCCCAACACGGCGAGTATCGCACCAAACGCCTGATCCTCGAAGCCTACGACGCCATGGCCGAAGCCGAGGCCACCGGCATCCCCTACCGTTCCTCGACCGGAATCGACGACGCCCAGTTGGAGGCGACCACATGACCGCAGAGATCGAAACCATGCTGCCGCTGTACGAGGCGAAGATGATCGCCGCGTATGACCACCGAGCGGCAGACGTCGTGAAGAGCGAGACGGCAACCAAACGGCAGAACCAACCTCGGTATCTGACCACATTCGAGCACCAAGACGTGACACGTGTGGCATTGCCGTACTACTGGGTCGCCGAAGAGGACATGCCCGAACGGGAGGACGAATGGCTCCTCGCATTCCTTAGGATTACGAGTGCGACGAATCATCGAACGTTTATCTCTAGCGCTTTGCCGTGGTCCGCTGCCGGAGACTCAGTCTTTCTCGCACACGCAGACACAAAACCCAGTTGCCTCTTGGCGTGCTTCAACTCTTTCGTGTTCGACTTCGTTTCCCGCCAGAAGATCTCCGGACTGAATATGCTGTTCTACATTGTCAGGCAGTTGCCAGTGCCCACTCCCCAACAGCTGGCGATGCCATTCACGTGGACCGGCGACAAAACAATCGCCGACTGGATTGACCAACGAGTTCTGGAGCTCACCTACACCGCTCACGACATGCAGGATTTCGGAGAGTCGCTCAACGAGAGCGGCGAGGTATTCGTGTGGGATGAGGATCGGCGCTCCTACATACGCGCCGAACTCGACGCCGCCTTCTTCCGTCTCTACGGCATCGAACGCGACGATGTCGACTACATCATGGACACCTTCCCCATCGTCAAACGCAAGGACGAGGCCGAACACGGCGAGTACCACACCAAACGTCTGATCCTCGAGGTCTACGATCGAATGTCTGACCTGCCCGAGCAGAGGTCCGTGTAACCCACATACGCAATCGGACGTCAGAGCATCGCTACCAGGCCATTCATAGCATGGACCATATTTGCCTTGTATTCCGCATCTATTACCACTCGACGCCCCATAACTTGACGCTTTCCAGGCTTCAGTGCATAGAGCGGAATCCCCTTGGCGAAGGCAACCACTCCCGTCGTCTGAAAGTCTCGAATGCTCACAAATCCATCCTCTAGGTCGGAGAATGTAAACATCTCAGGATTTGACCTAAGGAGGCCATCAACGTCAGCGTCGATTGATCGCAGCACCGCCGCGTAGGCGGACGCATCCGTAATGTACTGAGTGATTCGATTCTTTGCAATCAAATGCACCTTCGGAAGCGATCGGTTCGCATCTCGTAGCCTGGTTGCGAATGCATATTGCGAGTAGATCTCGGATGGCAACTTAAGCCCATAGACAAGCGAGAAGGCGTTCTGAATCGCCCTTCGCGAAGAGTCATCCGCCATTACCGGCAGTACTAAACGATCAACCACAGACAGAGCGATTTGCGTATAGATCGAGAAGCTCGGATTGCAGTCAATGAACGCGACATCGTACCTATTTGACGATAACTCCAAGAGATCCTTGAGCCAATCGATCACCGCAAGCCAAGCGTTCGTTCCAGGAATGTTTGTATTAGCGAGGGTCGATATGGCATTCGACTGTAGTTCCAGAAGCGGATCCCCGCAGATGAGGTCCACATTTGTCGGGATATCAGCATTAATCGTCGCCGGCGTTGTTATATAGTCGTCAAATCGCACTGCCGACGGCATTGTGAATGGCGCAGGCAGCCTTTGCTGGAAGTAGCCACCAATAGTAGCTCTCGGAACCAACCCCTGAATACCGAGAAGTTTATCGCTCCCACCATTATCCAGACCTCCGAGTAGCAGTTCAGATAGATTCGCTTGAGGGCAAACATCCACAACCAGTATCCGCTTGTCCGGGTTCGCGTGCGCATAAAAGCAGACAGACTGGAAGCACAGGCTCGTCTTCCCAGTTCCACCCTTATTGTTCCAGTAACCGTACGTCAGCATCGGCCAGCTCCTAGGTCGTTGTTACCACCACCGCCCGGCGGAGGTGGACGGCATAGCGTCCACAATGGACGGTATCACGTACAACGTAGACATCAAGGTGTCCTCGTTATACGTTCTCCTTAGCGGAACTAGACCGGCAGGAGTACCTGTGCAGAACCTCGCTAGACGTCATCAGCGGCGCCGTCCGGACCACCGACGATGCAAGCCCTTCGGAGCAAGTTCGAATGAGTGATCCGTGGCACCACCCCCACAAGGAGTGCCGGGAGACGCTTCACCTCGCGAAAGAACTCGGCTGGCCGGCCCCGGTCAAAGCGAGCAACCATGGCGGGTTGGTCCTGAACTGCCCCGAGAGCGATCCCGGTTGTCGCCTCAGGTTCTACTCGACACCGAAGGGTGTCGAGAGCTGGGCCCGCAACGCACGTCGCAAGATCAAGCAGTGCCCGCACGTCGCCGACGAGACGCCTTTCGACAGAGTTGAGCGCCTGCTTGGGCAGGCAGAGAGGCTCCTGGTCGCGGCCGAAACGGAGCTGAAACGGCAGGACGCTGCAAACCACGCCCTGGAACTACTCGCCGAAGCCGACGGTCAACTCGATCAGGTCGATCGGGAGCTGACAGACTTGGAGGCTGAGTTCGAGGCCGCCGCCACCGCCGAGCAGCAACTCGCGGCCGATCGAGACCTCCTCGTCGAGGACCAAGAGGACGGGTGGACACCCGAGGAGTTCGTCGAGAAGGCGAGTTTCGGCCTCCGTACGGTCCGTACTGAACTGCGCGATCTCCCTGCCAGGAACCCTCGCCACCAGGCAGGAACCGAACGACATGATGCGGCGGTTGCCCGCGTCACGAGCCTCAGAGCACGCCTGGAATGCCTATAGGCGCTGCCATCTGCCAAAGTCGCCCCAAGTCTTACCAAGTCGCCGCGGGTTCGGTACCGTGGTTGGCAACTGCCAACCGCAGACTATTTGCCTACCGAGAGGAGGCGCGTTCGATATGGCAACCTTGCCCGTAGGAGTGCGAATCTCCGGTCTCGACTTTGACGACGACGCGACGTTCCAGGTACTCGGCGAGAAGTACCCCGATACCTTCCTCGCAGGCGAGCAGCCCTGCGTGCTCATGATGTCAGTGTCCGACGCGGACCCGGTTTCAGCCGTTGTCGAGCTCGTCCGCGCGATGCAGGCCGACCTGCCGCAGCTTCGCGTACACGGTGTCGACCGCGATCTGGTGGGCACCACCGATATCGCGCACCGCGCGGGCGTGAGCCGCGAGGGCGCACGCAAGTGGAGCCAGGCCGAGGGGTTCCCCCAACCGTTCGACTACCTCCAGACAGCCTCCATGCCGGTGTGGGCGTGGACCGAAGTCGCGCAATGGCTGAAGGAAGCACGGGGGCTGGAAGTCGACGACCCGTTGCCCACTGTGCAGGTCCTCACCCAGATCGAGAACAGCCTGATGCGCAATCCCGACCACACAACCATCGAATGGCACCAGATTCAGTACCCGAGCCGCACCCCTGGTCACGTCATGAATCGAGACTTCGCGTTGTCCGCGCTTGAACGTTCTGTTGCCGCCGCCAGTCGTTTCGGCGCAACTCCCAACTTCCAACCCATACCAGTTCGCTAGGAATCAGCCTGATGATCACGATCTCCGGCGACACCGACGAACCGTCGCCAGAAGCGGTCAATCTGATCATCGCGGCGACCTCACCAGCCCAGATTCGTGTCGATGAGGTCGAGGCCGGGCCCGTACGGACGAGCGCATTTACCAGTTCTGGCTACTCGCTTGGTCGCGGCATTCCCCAGTACGCGCTCGCCGGCAACGATGACCACCTCCTGGTGCGGATCGAACACACCCTCACCATCGGCGACGACGACTCCACAGCACAGACAACGATCCGCGTCGTCCACCTAGCAACTTTCGAATGCACAGATGACCTGGAAACCACCGCTCCGGCAATCGCGGAATGGTTCGAAACGGCGGTGTACTTCATCATCTACCCGTACGTCCGCCAATTCTTCACCGCCCTGACAGCCGACATGGGAATTCCACCTGTAGTGCTCGACTACCTGCGTCAGCCCCAACGGGACGATTCAGGTTCAACCGACGCATCGACCAACCACGAGTAGCGAAGATCGGTGTCGCCCGTGCCAACCGACTCGCCCACGATGTCGCTGGGCCATGCCGCATTGATCACCCTCATCACCGAGTACGTACCGTTCGCCCTCGACGCGTCACGAGACGAGGCGCAGTACCTCATGTACTTCCTCCACGTACTCGGCGAACCCCTTGAACTTCAGTACACGCTGAACAGGAACGGCCCGGTCTCCGCGGGTGTCGATGTCCTGTTCAGTGAGGTTACCGAGCATTTTGCGACCAATTGCCCCGCCACGGCCTACGCCAGTTGGACTGGTGTGCCCGTCGACGTCGAGCGTCAAGCACACGAGGTCGTCGCACATCACCCGGGTTCACGTCTGCGCGTCGCGCGCGTCTCCGAAGTCATCGATGGGTTCGAATCCGCGTACGCCTTACAGTTGCTGGCAACCGTGCAGTGGATGGTACGACACGTCCCTGAGGCCGCGAATGACCTCGCTATCACGGTCCGGGCAATCGGTGAATGGACGACCCATGATCCCCGCATGTACACCGAGGAGCACATTCGTATCGCATGGTCCGCGCTGCGCGACCGAACGACCACAACCTATCGCCCCAGGTAAGGAGCCGAACCACCTTGTCCGGCAATGCAGACAAACCAGACCCTTCCCTGAACCGGTCCGCAGCACCGGCCGTCGAGAACATCGGTCGCCGATCGAAGCCCCAGTACGCACCAAGCCCGGACGTTGCACGCGCATGGCGTGTCTATGGTTCCAACGTCGGCGGCACCGACATGGTGCCGATCTGGCGGAAGAAATCCTCGGTATCGCTCGCCGCGAAGTTCCTTCCGAGCGTGGACTCGGATATCAGCTTGGAGGATCTGAAATCGGTTGTTGAAGAAAGCTATTCGTCATTCAACTACACCGTGCGCAAAGAGAAGGCCGACGAGTTCTATTCATTCCTCGCCCGAATGAGCCGCGGCGATCTGATAGTAACAGTGAGCCAAGGCCGAGTCTACTTCGGCACGGTCACCGGCGACGCCGTGTACGCCCGCGACAGCGCAGGCCGATCCAAACTGCGGCGGCCCGTTCACTGGCATGAGAAATCCATCTCCACCGCCCAACTACCCCCCGAGCTGTCCACCCGACTCAACGAGACGGGCGAGGTCCTCGACCTCACCGGTCAGGTCGACACCATTCGTACCCTCATCGACCTGCCGCGACCAGGGCCATCGCACTCGTCGCTGCACATTCCCGACGCCGACGAGTCCCTCGCCGAACACCTGAACGTCGGCCAGGACTGGCTGCAGGAATGTATCGACCTGCTCCGGGACCGTCCCCAGCTCATCTTCTACGGCCCGCCCGGAACCGGAAAGACCTACATAGCAAAGACATTGGCCCGACATCTCGCCGGTCCAGACAGAGTCAAGATCGTGCAGTTCCATCCCGCCTACTCGTATGAGGACTTCTTCGAGGGATACCGGCCCGGTCAGCAGACCGGGGGCCACGTCGGATTCGACCTGAGGAAAGGACCGCTCCGGAGGCTCGTCGACGAGGCGATCGCGAGCCCTCAAGCGCCGTTCGTGCTCATCATCGATGAAATCAATCGCGGCAACCTCGCGAAAATCTTCGGCGAGCTGTACTTCCTGCTTGAGTACCGCGACGAGCGCATCGACCTCATGTACAGCGAAACCCCGTTCGCGTTGCCGCGCAATATCGTCATCATCGGCACCATGAACACAGCCGACCGGTCCATCGCGCTGGTCGACGCGGCAATGCGCCGACGATTCTCCTTCGTCGCATTGCACCCTTCCCAGGAACCGGCCAACGGCGTCCTGCGCAGTTGGCTCACCGCGACCAATCGGCCCACCGATGTCGCTGATCTCCTCGACGAATTGAACGCCCGGATCGAAGACGACGATTTCAAGATCGGTCCGTCGTACTTCATGCGCGAGTCAGCTTTCACCGATCAAGGGCTACAGCGGATTTGGCGCACATCGATCCTGCCACTCCTCGAAGAGCACCACTACGGCGACGGCATCAACGTGGAAAAGCGTTACGGACTGGACATCATCCGCAAGCGAGTAGCCGACCATGTCGACGCCCGATCAGAAGCCTTCGGCGATGCCCCGGCCAGCGCTGACGCTGACTGAAGGCGGGTATGCCGAACGGCAGCTCACCGGCGACGAGTACGCCGCGCTCCGTGGATCACCACTGGTCGAGGTCACCCCCACCCTCATCGAGGGCGTGTTCACGATCGGCGCCGCCGCCAACAAGGTCGGCGCGCTGGCCGCCGGGGACCTGCAGATCGTAGTCAGACCGAAGATCGCCGACCTCAACCGGCTGATCTTCCTCCTCGGCTACGCGAAGAAGCCCGGCATCTGGCACGACGACCCCGTGCACCTGACCACCGACGACGAACTGTTCCCCGCTCTCGCCGAAGCATTCTCCCGACTCGCCACCCACGCGACCGCTCAGGGGTTGCTCCAGGGCTACCGAACCGTCACCGACAGCCTGCCCGTACTGCGCGGCCGGGTCCTCGCCGGTGAGCAGATGACCCGTCACTACGGTTTCGCGGTGCCGCTCGCCGTCGAATACGACGAGTTCACCACCGACATCGCGGAGAATCAGATCCTGCTGGCCGCCACGCTACGTATGCTCCGCGTTGCCGGTGTCACCACCACCGCGCGACGCCGGCTTCAGCGATTACACCTCGCGTTGGCCGAGGTCACGAACCCTTCTCGGGGTACGACCGCACCCGCGTGGCGTCCTACCCGGCTCAACGCCCGCTACGTCAACGCGCTCCGCCTCGCCGAAGTGATCCTTGCCGCCCAATCGTTCGAACACCACGCGGGTGACCTCGCGGTCAGTGGCTACGTCTTCGATATGTGGCGAATCTTCGAAGACTTCATCTGTACCGCGCTCAGCGAGACATTGACGAGGCGAGGTAACCGGTCGCTGACCCAGCAGCGTGTCTACCTCGACGACGCCGACCGGGTGACGATGCGGCCCGACCTGCTGTGCGTCGACGGCACCGACAACGCGGTTGCCGTCGTCGACGCGAAGTACAAAGCCGAGAAACCCGACGGTTTCCCCGACGCCGACCTCTACCAGATGCTGGCGTACTGCACAGCTCTCGGACTCACCGACGGCCACCTCGTCTATGCGAAGGGGAACGAGACACCAACGTCGCACGTTGTCCGGCGCTCAGGAGTCGTGATTCACTGCCACGCTATCGACCTGTCACTACCGCCGCAGCACTTGCTCGACCGCATCAACGAGTTGGCCCGCTTCATCCTGGCGACCGGCGCCCCGGCGCCGGATATCAGTACGCCAGGTCCGCCCAGTCGATGACGATCGGGAACGGGGCCCTGATGCCGATGCCGGCACCATCGGCCGGAGTCCACTCACCGACGAGAAGGTAGTTGGCCTGGCGCAGCGGACGAACCCCGTCGGGCAGCGGGCCGGGCGTCGATTCCAGGCCGTACGCACGGATCGAGGCGATGGCACTCGCCGAACGATCCAGTGCCGCCTCCCAGTACCAGGGGATACCCGCCGATGCGTACCGCATCCTTTTGGCTTCCACGTCGGTCGGGGAGTTTCCCGGGGACAGGACTTCACCGACCAGGACGACGTCAGCGGCGCGCAGGTCCTGATAGGGCTTGTCGAGGCAGCGGTGGACGAGGAAATCCGGGGTGAGGAAGTCGTTCTTGCCGTCGGCGCTCAGGAACACGTTGGTTTCGGTGGTGACGCGCAGGCAGCGCTCGGGGTTGTCGGACCGGTCGGCGCGAACGCACCGCTCCAACGCCGCCCAGATCCGGTTGGTGAAAGTCTGGTGTTCTGCCGGGCCGCGCCGCATCCACACGACCCGGCCATCCCACAGTTCGACCTGCTCGGCGATCTCCTCGGGCAGTTCCCGGAGTTCCTCCCACGTCATGTACTCGGGGAGATCCGGGCGCTCACCGTACGGAACGGACATGGATCAACTGTATCCGTCCCGACGATCGGGCGCGGTGGGTCAGTGTTCGGTGGAGAAGCCGACGCGGCGGCGGTGATTCTCGATGGCCAGCACCACCAGCCGGTCGATGAGGTCGGCATAGCCCAGACCCACGGCGTCCCACAGTTTCGGGTACATCGAGCCGGGAGTGAAGCCGGGGATGGTGTTGATCTCGTTGAGCAACCAGCCGCGACCGTTCTCCTCGTAGAAGAAGTCGACGCGGGCCAGGCCGGCGCACCGTAGCGCGAGGAAGGCGTCGACGGCCAGGTCGCGGACCTCGGCGATCGCGGCGGCGGGCAGGTCGGCGGGGATCGCGAGCTTGGCCGCACCGGTGACGTACTTGTCGTCGTAGTCGTAGAACTCGCCGCCGGGCAGGATCTCGCCGGGCACCGACGTTTCGGGGGCGGTATTGCCCAGAACCGCCACCTCGATCTCGCGGGCGGTCACCGCCTCCTCGATGACGAGGGTGTCGTCGTAGCGCAGCGCGACATCAATGGCCTTGTCGAGTTCGGACTCGTTGTGTGCCTTGGTGATTCCCACCGACGAGCCGAGGTTGGCAGGTTTGACGAACACCGGCAGGCCGAGGGTCTCGACGGCCCGGCCGACGATCTCGCGGGAGTCGTCGATGCCGTCGCGGAACTCGATCCATCGGCATTGCGGGATACCGGCCTGCTCGGTGACCCGCTTGGCCATCGCCTTGTCCATGCACACCGCCGAGGCGAGCACACCCGAACCGACATACGGCAGCTTGAACAGCTCGAGCATCCCCTGAATGGTGCCGTCCTCGCCGTGCGGGCCGTGCAGCAGCGGCAGCACCACGGTGATCGCACCGCGCGCGTCACCCCGCAGCACGGTCAGCGGCTCGACGACGGTGCCGGTCACCTCCAGCGCGTTCGGCAGCGACGTGCCGTCGGCGAGGGCGGCGATCGCATCGTCGTTGCGTATCCAGGAGCCGTCCTTGCCGATGCCGACGGGTACGAGTTCGTACTTCGTACGGTCCGCGGCGGCCAGGACGTGGGCTGCGGTAACCCGGGACACATCGTGTTCTGCCGATACTCCGCCGAACAGGACGACAAGACGCAGGAGGGGCGAGGCCATGACGTTCAGCCTAGTGGGTGCGGTGTCACCCACACGGATGCCTCCCACACGCGCGGTGCGACCACGACAAGCCGGGCGAGCGCTACGATTGCTACACACATTTGCTATCCACCTGGGGAGGAACCATGCGCACCATCGCACATCGAGAACTCCGCAATAACTCGTCAAAGATCCTCGAAGCGGTTCGCAACGGGGAAAGTTTCGAGATCACCAACCACGGGGTGGTCGTCGCGGTCCTGTCACCGCCATCGCTGACGCCGTACGAGCGACTCCTCGCCGAGGGGAAGGTGCAACGCGGTACGCAGGAACGCAATTTCTCCAGGTTCAAGCCCGCACTCGCCGACCGCGATCCAGGCGACGTGCTGAACGAGATGCGCGGGCAGCGCGACCTCATGTTCGATGAGTGACGCGGCGGGTCGTCGCCGATGATCATCTACATCGACACCTCGGCACTGATCAGGCTCCTGGTGGCCGATGACTCACCCGAATCCGCTGGTCTGTCCGCACGGATCACCGACTATCTCGATCACGTGGACGGCGATGACACGCTCCTGTCGTCGACCCTGCTGAGAACCGAGATTCTGTGCCAAGCGAATCGACAGCCGGAAATCGATCTCGCCGGAGCGGACGAGCTGCTGACGACGATCGACATCATTCCCGTCGAACGGGAAGACTTCGCGAACGCCCCACTCGTGCCCGGTCGGCTCCGTGCACTCGACGCCCTTCACCTGGCTGTGGCAATCCGGCTACGCGCGGACGTCATGGTGTCCTTCGACTCCGAGTTGCTTCGGGCGGCCCGGCTCGCCGGGATGCGCGTCGGTCCATGAGCGGGACGCGCCCACCCGCCCAGTAGATTGTTCAGCATGCGTTTTTCGGCAGCACAGATCGCCCAGGCAACCGATGGTGAGGTGGTCGGCGACGCCGACGCCGTGATCGACGGGGTCAACATCGACTCGCGGATCGTCGGGCCGGGGCAGTTGTTCGTGCCGATCGTCGCCGAACGCGACGGTCACGCCTTCATCGGTAAGGCCGTCGAGGCCGGGGCGACGGTGTATCTCTCGTCCGATCCGACGACCGATGTGCCGGGTGCGACCGTCGTGCGGGTGGCCGACACCGCTCTGGCCCTGGCCGACCTGGGCCGTGCGGCCCGTACCCGGCTGCCCGCCCGCGTCGTCGGGGTGACCGGCTCGGTCGGCAAGACCTCCACCAAGGATCTGCTGGCCGGGGTGCTGGCCACCACCTACCCGACGGCGGCGAGCGAGAAGTCGTTCAACAACGAACTGGGCCTGCCGATGACCCTGGTGAACGCCCCCGACAGCACCGAGGCGGTGGTGCTGGAGATGGGTGCGCGCGGCATCGGCCACATCGAGCTGCTGTGCGGCATCGGCCGCCCCACGGTCGGGGTCATCACCCGCGTCGAAGCGGTGCATCTGGAGATGTTCGGCTCGCTGGAGGCCGTCGCGCAGGCGAAGGGTGAGCTGATCGAGGCCCTGCCCGACGACGGGGTGGCCGTCCTCAACGCCGACGATCCGGTGGTGGCCGCGATGGCGGCACGTACGTCCGCGCCGGTCCTGACGTACGGCCTTGCCCCCACCGCCGACGTGCACGCCTCCGGCGTCTCCCTGGATTCCGAACTGCGCGCGTCGTTCCGGCTGCACACCCCGTGGGGTGAGGCGGACGTCCGACTCGGTGCGCGCGGCGCACACCAGGTTCCCAACGCGCTGGCCGCCGCCGCTGCCGGTGGTGGTGTGGGCGTTCCCGTCGAGCAGATCGCGCTGGGGCTGCGGATCGCCGCACTGTCGGGGCTGCGGATGGAACTGACCACCACCCCGAGCGGGGTGATCGTCATCAACGACGCCTACAACGCGAATCCGACGTCGATGACCGCCGCGCTGAACTCGCTGGCCACGCTCCGGGCCGGCCGCCGGGTCGCCGTTCTCGGCGCGATGGCCGAACTCGGCGACGACTCGGATGCCGCACATGCCGGCATCACCCGCACCGCGATTGAGCTGGGTGTGGAGGTGATCGCCGTGGACGCACCCGCCTACGGTGACGGCGCCCGGCATGTCGCCGGTGTCGACGCGGCCGTCGCGGCTCTCGCCGACCTCGCCGACGGCGATGCGGTGCTGGTCAAGGCCAGTCGGGCGGCCGCGCTGGAGCGGGTCGCGAACAGGCTGGTCGGCTAGGTCGCGAGCTCGTCGTCAAACGTCCCTCGCTCGCGCAGGCCACGGCGTAGCATCGGGACGGTGACGAATGTTCTTCGCGTGCTGGTCTATTCGAGCGACTCCGATACCCGGGCACAGGTGATCGGCGCGCTGGGCACCCACCTCGATACCGGGGCGAGCGCAGCGACGGGAAATGTCACCGGCGGTCCCGAACTGTCGTACTACGAGGTGTCCACCGCGCCGATGCTGTTCGCGCAACTGGACTCGGGCTCGGTGGATGTGGCCGTCCTCGACGGCGAGGCCTCGCCCGTCGGCGGCCTGGGCATCGCCAAGCAGATGAAGGACGAATACGACCCGGCACCGCCCACCCTGGTGCTGCTGGGCCGTGCCGACGACCGCTGGCTGGCCGATTGGTCGCGGACGGAGGCGACGGCGG contains:
- a CDS encoding UDP-N-acetylmuramoyl-tripeptide--D-alanyl-D-alanine ligase; the protein is MRFSAAQIAQATDGEVVGDADAVIDGVNIDSRIVGPGQLFVPIVAERDGHAFIGKAVEAGATVYLSSDPTTDVPGATVVRVADTALALADLGRAARTRLPARVVGVTGSVGKTSTKDLLAGVLATTYPTAASEKSFNNELGLPMTLVNAPDSTEAVVLEMGARGIGHIELLCGIGRPTVGVITRVEAVHLEMFGSLEAVAQAKGELIEALPDDGVAVLNADDPVVAAMAARTSAPVLTYGLAPTADVHASGVSLDSELRASFRLHTPWGEADVRLGARGAHQVPNALAAAAAGGGVGVPVEQIALGLRIAALSGLRMELTTTPSGVIVINDAYNANPTSMTAALNSLATLRAGRRVAVLGAMAELGDDSDAAHAGITRTAIELGVEVIAVDAPAYGDGARHVAGVDAAVAALADLADGDAVLVKASRAAALERVANRLVG